One Pseudochaenichthys georgianus chromosome 7, fPseGeo1.2, whole genome shotgun sequence DNA segment encodes these proteins:
- the LOC117449775 gene encoding twist-related protein 2-like yields MREEEQSNDDHPEGGVVSSEENTGRTPSNACPVVVATPGVTGRKRQTGSNADDQLTTPTTSAHDGKIKPGEDIQTFPLTRPKRPKRSPQDRSPSSATSLSPDLSPGSLEDPHGQRVIANIRERQRTQSLNDAFTSLRKIIPTLPSDKLSKIQTLKLASRYIDFLYKVLENDEMDTKMAGCNYLAHERLSYAFSVWRMEGAWSSMSAGH; encoded by the coding sequence ATGCGAGAGGAGGAGCAGTCCAATGATGACCACCCCGAGGGAGGGGTGGTTTCCAGTGAGGAAAACACAGGAAGAACACCTTCTAACGCCTGCCCTGTTGTCGTAGCAACACCTGGGGTCACCGGGCGTAAACGGCAGACGGGCTCAAATGCGGATGATCAACTTACAACTCCGACTACATCTGCACACGATGGCAAGATCAAGCCAGGGGAGGACATTCAGACCTTCCCCCTAACCAGACCGAAAAGACCCAAGAGGAGTCCTCAAGATCGATCACCTTCCTCGGCAACGTCCCTTTCTCCTGACCTGAGTCCCGGAAGTCTGGAGGACCCTCACGGGCAGCGGGTGATCGCCAACATCCGAGAGAGACAGCGTACGCAATCTCTGAACGACGCCTTTACATCATTGCGTAAAATAATCCCAACACTCCCCTCTGACAAACTGAGCAAGATCCAGACCCTTAAATTGGCGTCGCGCTACATCGACTTTCTGTACAAGGTTCTGGAGAATGACGAGATGGACACCAAGATGGCTGGATGTAACTACCTGGCCCACGAGAGACTAAGCTACGCCTTCTCGGTCTGGAGGATGGAGGGGGCCTGGTCATCCATGTCGGCTGGCCACTAG